The DNA window TGACCTGCCCTGCATGGATGATGATGATTTAAGAAGAGGAAAACCTACCCTTCATAAAAAGTTTAATGAATCAACTGCTGTTCTTGCAGGTGATGCGCTACAGACATTAGCCTTTAATTTAATTCTAGATGATATAAATTTAAATATTTCTGAAAAACACGATCTACTTAGTGACTTAGCAAAAAGGATAGGTCCTGAAGGAATGGTTCTAGGACAAAATTTAGATATTGAATATGAAAAGAAAAATCCAAGTTTTGATGAAATCATGGAAATGAATAGATTAAAAACTGGATTATTAATAGAATTTTCGATTTTATCCCCATTTTATTTAAAAGGAGACTTAACTAAAGATTGGTACCAATTAGCTAAAAATATTGGAATAAGCTTTCAATTAATTGATGATATGCTTGATTTATCAGAGACTACAGAAAAAATTGGTAAAACAGCAAAAAAAGATCTTAAGAATAATAAAAAAACTATTCCAATATGTTTTGGAATCGACAAAACAATGATTGAAGTAGATAAATTCAAAGATAGTACAATGGAAATATGTGAAAAACTTTGTTTAAATAACCATCCTCTATCAGCTTTTATTGATAGTTTGTTTTCAAGAAAATTTTAAATGAAAAAGTTTGATAAATTTCCTTTAAAGGAACCTGTTTCTGAATTTTTAAAAGAAATAAATTCTCCAAAGGACTTAAAAAAGTTAAATCTGCAACAACTCAATATTCTTGCTGATGAATTAAGAGAATTTTTGTTGTATTCAGTCAGTCAGTCTGGAGGACATTTTGGAGCAGGATTGGGCGCGATTGAATTGACTATTGCTCTTCACAGTATCCTTAATCTGCCTGATGACAAGATTGTCTGGGATACAGGACACCAAGCATATCCTCATAAAATTTTGACTGGCCGTAAGGACAAGATGCACCTGATGAGGAAACTTAATGGTATTGCTGCCTTTCCATCTATAACTGAATCAGCTTATGACGCAATGAGCGTTGGGCACTCTAGTACTTCAATAAGTGCAGCACTTGGAATGAATGAAGCTAACTTAAGTAAAGATAATAAAAAAAATGTTTTTGCTGTTATTGGTGATGGTGCAATGACAGCAGGTATTGCTTTTGAGGCAATGATGCATGCTGGTCATCTTGATAATAATCTAAAAATTATTCTAAACGATAACGATATGTCAATTTCTAAAAATAAGGGTGGACTATCAGATTATCTTGCCAAAATTTGGGCATCAAAATCATATAAAAAACTTAAATCTAGTGGTAAAAGTGTATTGAGCAAACTTCCTTATGCTCTGCATATTTCGAGAAATTTAAAGGATGGAATTAAGTCGGCAATAATGCCAGGAAATCTTTTTGAGGATATTGGAATTAATTATATTGGTCCAATTGATGGTCATGACATTGAATTGCTTCAAAAAACAATTAAAAGAATGATGGAGAAAGACTCTCCATATTTACTTCATATAATCACAAAAAAAGGTGCTGGATTTATACCTGCTGAAGAAGAAAGAATCAAATTTCATGCGATTTCAAAGATTGAACCCGAGAAAAACAGCTCAAAACCAAAATTCCAAGACATTTTTGGTGATTGGTTATGTGATAAGGCAGAAACTGATAAATCGCTTGTGGGTATCACACCTGCAATGAAAGAGGGTTCTGGAATGGTGAACTTTGAAAAAGAATATCCTGAAAGATTTTATGACGTTGCAATTGCAGAGCAACATTCTGTAACTTTTGCTGCTGGATTATCTTTAGAAGGCTTAAAACCAGTTGTGGCAATATACTCAACATTCTTACAAAGAGGATATGACCAATTCATACATGATGTATGTTTAGAAAATATCGATGTTACTTTTGCAATAGATAGGGCTGGCATTGTTGGAGAAGATGGTCCTACACATACAGGAAGTTTTGATATTAGTTTTATGAGATGCATTCCAAATATTGTGATTTCTTGCCCATCTAATGAACATGAGCTTTGGCATCTTTTGAATATTTGTTACGAACATAAAGGACCTGCTGCAATAAGATATCCAAGAGGATCTGGAATTGGTGTTCAGCCAATACCTAATGAAGTCGAAGGTTTTGAAATTGGTAAAGCTAAAAAAATAAAAGATGGTCAGTCTGTTTGTATTTTAAATTTTGGGGTTTTGATGGATCAAATAGATCAAATTGCTGAGAAAAAGGATTACACCTTATATGATATGCGATTTATTAAACCGATTGATCAAGATGCATTAGAACACGCTATGCAACATGAGACAATTATTACCTTAGAAGACAATACCCTACTTGGCGGATGTGGTAGCGCTATTGGTGAGAAATTACACAAACAAAAATTTAAAGGAAATTTACTATCAATTGGATTAAAAGATGAGTTTCCAGCTCATGGAAGTAGAAATGAAATTCTTAGACAAAATGGATTGGATGAAGAGAGCATTCAGAAAACAATCGATAATTTCTTAAGAAATTAAATAAATGAATCCCAACCTAATTTATTGAAATTTAATCTATTCTTTTTTTGATCAAACACATCAAGTTTTTGTTCTTTTGTAATCTTACCTACATAGTGAGCATCTGGTAGCATTTTTGTTAAGTCTTTTTCATCTAAATTTGATGTAAAACACAAAACATAATCATCCCCACAAATTAAGTCTTCTTTACCATTTGTGCAAAAATCTTCATTTAAAAAGATATCTGCACCAACTTTCGATGAAATTAATATACGTTTTAAATCTATGAGAAAGCCATCTGATACGTCAATACAAGAACTTGCAACTTCTCTAATTTTATCAATGTCATGTATAGGAATTTTTGGCATTAAAAAATGATTTAATTTTGTGTCAAGTTCTCTATATTCTAATCGTCCAAGATAACCTCTTCCTAATGATCCTGAAATAAAAATATTCTCATTTACTTTTGCGCCATCTCTTTTAAGAATTTTATTATTTGTTTTTCCTACTACTGTGACTCCAATATTTAAATTTCCTTTTGTAATATCACCTCCAAGTAATGACATTTTATGCTGTTCTAAAAATTCATTTATACCATTTGAGAATTCTGCAAACCATTCATCAGAGGGCCTATTAATTGTTATAGACAAAAGACATCCCTCAGGTTTTGCTCCCATAGCTAAAATATCACTAGCAGCAACAGCTATAGATCTGTAACCAATGAAAAAAGGATCTAAATCTTTAGGAAAATGCTGTCCTTCTACGAATGAATCAACACTTATCAGAGAATTAAAATTAATCAGAGAAGAGTCGTCCCCATTAGGAATGGGGAATGATTCATTTTTTTTTGAAAGAGGTTTTAAATATTTCTCAATGAAATATTCTTCATTTTTTTTATGATGGGTATCTTTCAAGAAGGCCTGCTGCTCCCATTCCACCACCGACGCACATTGTCACCACTCCATACTGTGCATCTCTGTTATTTAACTCTCTAATCATATGTCCTGCAAGCCTTGAACCTGTCATGCCATAAGGATGACCAATCGCAATTGAACCACCATCAAGATTTAACTTATCCATTGAAATGCCTAGCTCATCTCTGCAATATACTACCTGAACTGCAAAAGCTTCGTTTAATTCCCATAGGTCTATATCTTCTATAGATAATTTATATTTCTCTAACAATTTTGGAATAGCAAAAACAGGACCAATGCCCATTTCGTCTGGACCACAACCAACTGTAGTGAATCCTCTAAAATATGCTTTTGGTTTCAAGCCTAAATCTAACGCTTTTTCTTCAGACATTACCAATGTAACAGAAGCTCCGTCTGATAACTGAGAGGAGTTCCCTGCTGTTACACTTCCATTTTCAGGATCAAAGACTGGTTTCAAACCAGATAGTCCCTCAATTGTGGTTTCAGGTCTGTTGCATTCATCTTTCACACATTCTGCATCTACAACTTTCTGCTCACCTGTCTCCTTGTTTGTCAGAAGCATTTGAGTTTTCATAGGAATTATCTCGTCATCATACCTGCCCGCCTCCTGTGCCTCAGCACATCTTAGTTGGCTTTGCAAAGAATACTCATCTTGTGATTCACGAGAAACTTTGTATCTTTTCGCAACAACTTCAGCAGTTTGACCCATAGGAAAATATATACCCGGTTCATTTTCATTTATTTTTTCATTAACAAAGCCATTCATGTTTATTACAGGTTGTGTTTGGGTTATTTGCTCAACACCACCTGCCATAATGACATCATAGCCGCCAGCCATTATTTGTCCTGCTGCCATAGAAATAGTTTGAAGACCTGAAGAACAGTACCTATTTACAGTAGTTCCACTTGTTGAAATTGGAAGATTTGACAAAACAACTGCATTTCTCCCTATATTGTGGCCCGTAGGACCCTCTGGATTACCACAACCCATAATAATATCTTCAACACTATTTGGGTCTAAATTTTTATTTCTATCCAGTAGGGCATTAATACAGTGAGCAACCATATCGTCACCTCTAGTCATATTAAAAGTACCTCTAAAGGATTTACTGAGACCTGTTCTTACGCTATCTACAATTACAACATTTTTCATTTTTAAATTCTCCGGAAAAATTTATTCTAACTTGTTTTCATCATTATTTAAATCAAGCTTTTTATACCAATTAGGAATAATATCTACTTGGTGTTTTTTTGCTAAACGAATGAAGAATGGTATTGTGACAGGTGAAAAAGGAATAATTAATAAAATACCAAGGCCAGCACTTTTTAAATTTTCTCTAAATTGTGTATTAGCTGAATCGAGCGCATCCTCATTACCTGTTTCTAAATAATCAAAATATGCGTGAAGCATATTTTCGTTTGCCTTCGTTTCATTTGAAAGTGAAAGCGCTATCTTTTCAAGATTTTTCTTAATATCAAATAACATAAAAAAAGCCTCCCGAAGGAGGCTTTAATTTTAGCAAATCTTTCTACTAGTATCTTACGAAGAACTGTAAGTTAGTTGCTGTAGGTCTAAGCTGATAATAATTTATCACCCCACCATTAAGCTGTGAACTTACGTTTCCTCCGATAATAAGATCTTCATCAAGCAAGTTGTAAACTTTTAGGTTAAATCCAAATCTATCTGAAGAGTGGACATACCTTAATGAAAGGTTTGAGAATTGATAAGAAGGTAACTCCATCTCATTAAATTCTGTTACAAATCTTTCACCTACAAACATATGCTCAAATCTTAAGGTCATTGTACCTGCTGCATTATTCATTATGTCTTGTTCAAGACCAAACTTATACGCTAGCTCTGGTACATATTGAACCTTATTACCACTTAAGTCTTGGTTGATACCTGCGTTTGGACATGTCAGTGCAAACACTGTATTACAGTATGATCCGAACTGTGAAAATACCGGTCCAACGTCTGTCATACCGTAAGTAGTAATTGCATATATTGCACCAGCATTATTACCAAAAGCTTGTGCAAGGGCTGCATGATTTAAGTTAAGGTAGTTTTGACCTACACCAGGGATACCCGCTGCTGCAAAAGCTGCATTATTGAAACTTTGAATTAATGTTCCATCAGCTCCAAGCGGAAGTAGTTGTGTTGCTCCAAATGGGTTTCTTGGGTTTACACCTTCTGCATTTGTATAAACGTGGTCATTACCAGAAATACTTGCATCAAGTCTAGTGTTTTCACTTAAGAAAGCAAAAGCCTCAACTTCAAAACCAGTGTTTTCTGTGTCACCGTTATATGTAGTTGTAGCAAGTCCAGCAAGTCTCTGCAATTGGTTGCCATTAATAGTATTTTGATAAGCATTTAAATTTAATATCAATGCACCGCCAAAATAGCTTCCTTTAGTACCAATTTCAAAAATGTCATGCTCTTCTGCATCAACTAAAATATCATCTCTTTGAACAGCACTTTGTGTATCAACCGCAGGCTCATAACCACCAGGTTTTGTACCTCTGTTGAATCCAAAGTAAAGTAAAGTATCTTCATCGATTTGGTAATCAAATATTACCCTACCGGTTACTGTTTCAAAGTTAGCTCTGTTTTGAGGTAAAGATGCATTAGCCTCAGCTTCTGTTACATAATGAACGCTTTGGAATTGGTTAATATCTAAAACACCACTTCTTGCTAAGCTATCTTTTCTTGTGTCCATCCATCTAACACCAAGTCTAACTTGCCATTTATCTGAAAGGTCATAATCCATTTCCGCAAAAATAGCTTCTTCAACATTCTTTGCTTCTTGATCACTAGCAAATTTATTTTGCCATTCACTGAAAGCAGGTTTGAATGTTGCAAGACCTGAAGCTTCTAAAAACTGCACTGTGCCAGCTGCTTGAGCCATAGTACCTTGTACAGCTGCTCCTCTTAAAGCAGGATTGCTAAAGTTAGCTAAAACTAGTTGACCTGTTGCTGCTGCCTGAGCTTGAGCTAAGGTTAAACCAGATGCCACTAATCCTGGTACTGCTGCTGCTATTGCTGCAAGTGATGCAGGATCAGATAAAACAAAATTTGTTGCTGCTGTTTGCAGATTTGAATAAATATTTGCATTATAAACTCCTGTGAATGCAGCCCAGAATGTAAGTCCACCTTTATTTGCTAAGGCAGGGAACATTTGACCAACAGGCCCAGCTCCAGCATTGCCAAAGTATTCTAAACCTGGACTTTCAAGTTCATAAATAGTTGTTGTTTTATAAACTCTTGAATAAAGACCAGCAACATAATTAAGTGGACCATCACTATCGGATAGCATTCTTAATTCCAGTTCTTGGTTTTTATTATCAGAATATGATCTGTCAACAACCATATCTCTTGTATATTGACCGCCATATTTACCTTGATAAAGATCAGCATTTATAACTGCTCCCATATGGTATGGTCTGTCCATTTGAGCTTCATTTAAAAGTCCATAGGAATCATATTCATGTTCATAATATGCATAGTTCAATACAAAATCATGTCCAAGCATGTTTTGCTCTAGATTAATGCTGAATAAGTTAGAGTCGATTTCTTTATGGGGTGTTAAAGGGTGACTAACTTTATAAGCATCAACTGGTACAACTGAGTTTTCGAAAACATTAATTAATGGATCAGAAATTAATCCATTTCCTGGGTATATACCTGTTAATAAATCAATGCTTGTGAAATATGAAGTAGTTGTATTAACCATTCCTCCTGGATCTGGAAAACCACCAGTTAATGTATGCTGGCAACCAAAAATAACTATACCATCACACGCAGTTTTCATTAACCTTCCACTCTTATCATCTCTAGATTGATGGAAAGCTGTAAACCTTAAAGTTGCGCCGTTGTCAAAGTCATACTCAGTAACCATTCTGGCTCCTAAATAGTCTTTATCATCAATTTTTTCTCCGGTTTGTAAGTTCATTACAAAACCATCTCTGTTAGTTTTTCTTATTGCAAATCTTGTTGCAGCTTTATCAGAAAAACGAACAGTGTGACCTAGAGTGAACTTTGCAAGCTCATGGTCACCCATTTCAAAATCAAAATAGTTATGTTTTGCTGAGGTAGGAGTTGCAGATGAAATAATAATTGAACCTGCAGGGTTACTACCACCAAATAGTGTTCCTTGAGGTCCACGAAGTACTTCGAGAGCTTGGACATCAAACATCTCTCCGTCAGCAAACCAAGCTGCGGTTACATTAGAACCATCCATTCTGTAGGAAACATTTCCTGAGAAAGATGCTCCTGCGCCACCTATATTTGGCACACCTCTAATAGATACTGCTGCTCCTGTAAAGACACCTTGAGTAAAGTATAGCCCTGGTGCTTGGAATTGAGCATCTTCGAGGTCTCTTATACCTCTTTCATCAATATCATCACCAGTTAAAACTGTAACAGCAACTGATGCATCCTGTACTGTCTCTTCTTTTAAAAGAGCAGTCGTAACAACATTTTCAATTGAATCCTCATCAAAGCCTTCTTCAGCTTCTTGAGAAAACACGAACGAGCTTGTGACAAGCACAAGTAATAATAAAAAGATCTTTTTCATGTCTCTCCCCATAATTTAAGACAATATATAATTGCATATAATATACCAAATATATTAGTTAGCAAACTTTTGATACATTGAAAAAAAGCGAACGAGCAAGGAATATTTCGAAGATACTAGACAGAGTTTTTTCGACTCCGCCAGTCCCACTTGATCACTCCGATCCTTACACATTATTAATTGCAGTATTACTTTCTGCTCAATGCACTGATGAGAGAGTAAATAAAATTACCCCTAAACTTTTTAAAGTTGCAAAAAACCCTTTAAAAATGAGTAAATTAACTCAAAATCAAATTTATAAAATCATTAAACCATGTGGTCTTGGCCCCCAAAAATCTAAAGCCATAAAACAATTATCTTCAATTTTAGTTAAAAATTTTGACGGGAAAGTTCCAGATGACATATCAGCTTTAGAAAAATTACCTGGAGTTGGACATAAAACTGCCTCTGTAGTTGTTTCTCAAGCATTTAATATTCCAGCTTTCCCTGTTGATACACACATTCATAGATGTGCACAAAGGTGGGGTTTAAGTAGTGGAAAAAATGTTAAAACAACAGAAAATGACCTAAAGAATATTTTTCCTATTGAGGAATGGAATAAACTTCATATACAAATTATTATGTACGCTAGAGCATATTGTCCTGCTAGGGGTTGTTATGGTCTAGAATGTGAGATATGCAAAACTTGCTATCCAAAGAGAAAATCAAAGTTTAAACATAAAAAACCATGAACGAATTTAAATTAACACAAAATCAAAATATAGAAGAGTACGATCCTGATTTGGCAAACTTTATGGGACTTGAGTTGTCTCGGCAAGAAGAGCACATTGAGTTAATTGCCTCAGAGAACTATGCATCTAAGAGAGTGTTGGAAGCACAAGGCAGTGTGCTTACAAATAAATATGCTGAGGGTTATCCAAATAAGCGATACTACGGTGGATGTGAGCATGTAGATGGTGTAGAAAGTATTGCTATTGAAAGAGCAAAAAAATTATTTGGTGCAAAATTTGCTAATGTACAACCCCACTCTGGAGCTTCAGCTAATGCTGCAGTTTTTCTAGCATTATTAGAGCCTGGCGATACTATTTTAGGTATGGCTCTCGATCAAGGAGGCCACTTAACTCATGGTGCAAAGGTAAATTTTTCTGGAAGAAATTTCAATGCGATACAGTATGGTTTAAAAAAAGATACTGGAACAATTGATTATGAAGAAGTTGAGAAACTTGCTGATGAACACAAACCAAAACTAATAATTGCTGGTTTTTCAGCTTATATGGGTATAGTTGACTGGAAGCGTTTTAGGGAAATTGCTGATAGAAATAATTCTTTTCTTTTAGTTGATATGGCACATGTTTCAGGACTGGTAGCTGGTGGTGTTTACCCAAATCCTGTTGAATATGCGCATGTAGTAACTAGCACAACACATAAATCCTTAAGAGGTCCTAGATCAGGGATAATTCTCTCTAACGAAGACGAAGAATTTCAGAAAAAAATTAACTTTGGTGTTTTTCCAGGCTCTCAAGGAGGTCCGCTCATGCATGTTATTGCCGCAAAAGCTGTGTGTTTTAAAGAGGCCATGACGGATGATTTTGTAAATTATCAAAAGCAGATAATAAAGAATGCGAAATCAATGTGTGAAGATTTTCAAAAATTAGGGTTCGAAACCGTGCAACCTCAAACTGACAATCATCTCCTTCTACTAGATCTAAGAAATAAGAACATTACAGGGAAAGATGCCGAGGAATTATTAGGGAAAGTAAATATTACTTTGAATAAAAATTCCATTCCCAATGATCCTGAATCACCTTTTGTAACTTCTGGTGTAAGAATTGGCACAGCAGCAGTGACTACAAGAGGCTTTAAAGAAAAGGAATGCTCAGAAATTGTTAAACTAATTGGAGAAGCTATAGAAAATAAAGACAAACCAGAAATCCTTCAAAAAGTGAAAATGAAAGCCGCAGATCTCTGTTCAAAATTTCCAGTCTATAAATAATGATTTGCCCTTTTTGTACAAATAAAGAAACAAAAGTTATTGACTCAAGACTTGTATCAGAGGGTTCGCAAATTAAGAGAAGAAGAGAATGCACAAAATGTGGAGAAAGGTTTTCAACTTATGAAGAAGCTGACTTAGTTATGCCAAGAATCATTAAGTCTAATGGCAGGAGGGAGCCTTTTGATGAGGAAAAATTAAGAGCAGGGTTTCATAAAGCACTTGAAAAAAGGCCAGTTGAGTCTGATAAAATTGAATTATCCATACAATTCATCAAAGATGCTATAAGAAAAGTTGGTGAGCGTGAAATTCCATCACAATCAATTGGGAAGCATGTGATGAATCATCTAAAGGATTTAGATCAAGTTGCTTATGTGAGGTATGCATCTGTGTACCAAAATTTTCAAGACATTGAAGACTTTGTTGACGAAGTTTCAGAACTTTCAAAAAAATAATGGATGTAAAAAAATTAATGGCAGAGGCTGTAAAGCTTTCTGTTAAACACAAACATACAACAAAACCCAATCCAGTCGTTGGAGCTCTGCTCTACGCAAACGGAAAAATTGTGTCAACAGGAGCGCATGAGTATTTTGGAGGTCCCCATGCAGAGGTAAATTGTATAGACAGAGTTGATGCAGAAATTCAAAAGGAGGACCTAACTCTTTTCTGTACTTTGGAACCTTGTAACCACACTGGTAAAACACCTCCATGTACAGAAAAGATTATTAGCTCAGGAATTAAAAAAATTGTTATTGGAGTAGTTGATCCTAATCCTATAGTTTCCGGTCAAGGAATAAAGAAGCTGAAAGAAGCAGGTATAGATGTAACGGTAGGTGTTTTAGAAGAAGAAATTAAGTCTTCAAACGAGTTTTATTTTTTTAAACATGAGAACAAAAGGCCTTTTGTAACCATAAAAATTGCTCAAACGATCGATAACTACGCTGCAGATAATAATGGTAAGCCAATCAAAATTACATCAGAAAAATCAAATCATGACGTGCAAAATATTAGAGCTTTGCATGATGTGATACTAACCGGCGGAAATACGCTTAGAAACGACAACCCAACAATGAATGCTCGGGTAGACTTTGTTGCAAATCAGCCTAAAAGAATTCTTTTAAGTTCAGAAGCAAAGGCTGATTTCAAACTCAATTTTTTTAAAGATGATCATTTTCAAATTATTGATGATGTTGACCTGAAAAAGGTTGTGCAAATTATTTGCGAACAAAATTTTAACTCGATATTAGTTGAAGCTGGACCAAAATTAGTTGAGTCGTTTTTAAAAGATGGTTTATGTGATCGTTTAATTTCTTATCAGTCACCAGAACCTCTTGGTAATGAAGGTATCAGCTGGTCAGCAGTTTTAAATATTATTGAGAAAAATGGTTTTAATCTTACATCTTCCTATACAATTGACCGAGATATTAAACGAGTTTTTATTAATGATTAAAAATACAACACAAGAAATTATAGATGATCTTAAAAATGGTCAAATGGTAATTATTCTGGATGATGAAGATCGAGAAAATGAAGGAGATCTTATTTGTGCTGCTGAGCATGTAACACCAGAAATTATTAACTTTATGGCTAAACATGGAAGAGGCTTAATTTGTTTAGCTCTTAATGAGGATAAATGTAAAGATTTAGATTTAAGACCAATGACACAAAATAATATGACGACAAACAAAACAGCTTTCACTGTTTCAATTGAAGCTAAAGAGGGAATTACAACTGGGATTTCTGCAAAAGATCGGGCACATACAATCCTTACGGCTGTAAAGGAAAATTCATCAAAGAATGATATTGTCCAACCTGGTCATGTTTTTCCACTTCAAGCAATGAAAGGGGGAGTATTAGCAAGAGCTGGACATACAGAAGCAGCTTGCGATCTGGCAAGCCTTGCAGGCCTGAATGGTTCAGGTGTTATATGTGAGATTATGAATGATGATGGGACCATGGCTAGAAGAGATGATCTAATAAAGTTCGGGAAAGAATTTAACTTAAAAGTTGGGACAATAGCAGATTTAATTGATTTTAGATTAAGTAAAGAGTCAACAGTTGAAATGATTACAGAGAAAGAAGTTGAAACTGAGTTTGGTTTGTTTGACCTCAAGGTTTGGAGAGATGTTATTTTTGATGAATATCATTTTTCTTTGAGTAAAGGACAATTAGACAAGGCAGAACTTCCTCTTGTGAGAGTCCAAACACAAAGTGTTTTACAAGATACATTAGGAATTAATGAAATTGGGAAAAAATGGTCCATAAGAAAATCTTTAGAGAGACTATCTAAAGAAGACTGTGGAGTATTTGTTTTAATAAATCATAGAGATGCTAAATCATATTGGTTGCCTCTACTAAAAGATGAAGTTGTAGAACCAAAAAGAAATAGAAGAGTAATTGGAGTTGGATCACAAATTCTTAGATCCTTAGGATTAAATAAAATTAAAGTCTTAGGAACAACAACAAGATACAGTGGACTCTCAGGATTTAATATTGAGATTGAGGAATTTGTAAATGATTAAACGTAGGGTCCCATATCATCTAATTGTTCATACTTCTTGGTACAAAGAAGACATTGCAAAGATGATAGAAATTGCAGAAAAACAATTAGGTGAAGATACTTCGCTATTGAGCGTACCAGGATCTCTAGAGCTAGCAGCAGGAGCAAAAAGGTATATAGAAAATTTAGGTGAAGGAGTTTTGCTTCGTGGAATCATATTTTGTGGAATTGTGATTCGTGGAGAGACTTCTCACTATGATTTAGTGACACAAGAAACTTTCAGGGCTATTGGAAACTTAGCTTTAGAGTTTCCACATATATATATGGTAAATAATGTAATTTGTGTTGAGAATAAAGAACAATTAATTGAAAGACTTGAAAAGAATACAGTAAATAATTCAATTGCACTTATAGGAATGACTTTAAAAGATCTCTACAATGAAAAACCTAGCCAAACATAAGGATAAGGTTAATGCTAGAGAACTGTTAATTCAGGCGATGTACGAATTTTCTTTTGGACATAATAAATCTTCTGAAATAGAAAAGTCCTTCTTAAAAGATTTTACT is part of the SAR86 cluster bacterium genome and encodes:
- a CDS encoding thiolase family protein, with protein sequence MKNVVIVDSVRTGLSKSFRGTFNMTRGDDMVAHCINALLDRNKNLDPNSVEDIIMGCGNPEGPTGHNIGRNAVVLSNLPISTSGTTVNRYCSSGLQTISMAAGQIMAGGYDVIMAGGVEQITQTQPVINMNGFVNEKINENEPGIYFPMGQTAEVVAKRYKVSRESQDEYSLQSQLRCAEAQEAGRYDDEIIPMKTQMLLTNKETGEQKVVDAECVKDECNRPETTIEGLSGLKPVFDPENGSVTAGNSSQLSDGASVTLVMSEEKALDLGLKPKAYFRGFTTVGCGPDEMGIGPVFAIPKLLEKYKLSIEDIDLWELNEAFAVQVVYCRDELGISMDKLNLDGGSIAIGHPYGMTGSRLAGHMIRELNNRDAQYGVVTMCVGGGMGAAGLLERYPS
- a CDS encoding polyprenyl synthetase family protein, producing MAIQKSSTKTALDLGNFESVVDEKLNSIFQRLTNNQTIIDKSISYALSNQGKRIRPTLVFLVGNFLGIETSRLESIAGAIELIHTYSLVHDDLPCMDDDDLRRGKPTLHKKFNESTAVLAGDALQTLAFNLILDDINLNISEKHDLLSDLAKRIGPEGMVLGQNLDIEYEKKNPSFDEIMEMNRLKTGLLIEFSILSPFYLKGDLTKDWYQLAKNIGISFQLIDDMLDLSETTEKIGKTAKKDLKNNKKTIPICFGIDKTMIEVDKFKDSTMEICEKLCLNNHPLSAFIDSLFSRKF
- the thiL gene encoding thiamine-phosphate kinase: MKDTHHKKNEEYFIEKYLKPLSKKNESFPIPNGDDSSLINFNSLISVDSFVEGQHFPKDLDPFFIGYRSIAVAASDILAMGAKPEGCLLSITINRPSDEWFAEFSNGINEFLEQHKMSLLGGDITKGNLNIGVTVVGKTNNKILKRDGAKVNENIFISGSLGRGYLGRLEYRELDTKLNHFLMPKIPIHDIDKIREVASSCIDVSDGFLIDLKRILISSKVGADIFLNEDFCTNGKEDLICGDDYVLCFTSNLDEKDLTKMLPDAHYVGKITKEQKLDVFDQKKNRLNFNKLGWDSFI
- the dxs gene encoding 1-deoxy-D-xylulose-5-phosphate synthase, coding for MKKFDKFPLKEPVSEFLKEINSPKDLKKLNLQQLNILADELREFLLYSVSQSGGHFGAGLGAIELTIALHSILNLPDDKIVWDTGHQAYPHKILTGRKDKMHLMRKLNGIAAFPSITESAYDAMSVGHSSTSISAALGMNEANLSKDNKKNVFAVIGDGAMTAGIAFEAMMHAGHLDNNLKIILNDNDMSISKNKGGLSDYLAKIWASKSYKKLKSSGKSVLSKLPYALHISRNLKDGIKSAIMPGNLFEDIGINYIGPIDGHDIELLQKTIKRMMEKDSPYLLHIITKKGAGFIPAEEERIKFHAISKIEPEKNSSKPKFQDIFGDWLCDKAETDKSLVGITPAMKEGSGMVNFEKEYPERFYDVAIAEQHSVTFAAGLSLEGLKPVVAIYSTFLQRGYDQFIHDVCLENIDVTFAIDRAGIVGEDGPTHTGSFDISFMRCIPNIVISCPSNEHELWHLLNICYEHKGPAAIRYPRGSGIGVQPIPNEVEGFEIGKAKKIKDGQSVCILNFGVLMDQIDQIAEKKDYTLYDMRFIKPIDQDALEHAMQHETIITLEDNTLLGGCGSAIGEKLHKQKFKGNLLSIGLKDEFPAHGSRNEILRQNGLDEESIQKTIDNFLRN
- a CDS encoding TonB-dependent receptor plug domain-containing protein, whose protein sequence is MKKIFLLLLVLVTSSFVFSQEAEEGFDEDSIENVVTTALLKEETVQDASVAVTVLTGDDIDERGIRDLEDAQFQAPGLYFTQGVFTGAAVSIRGVPNIGGAGASFSGNVSYRMDGSNVTAAWFADGEMFDVQALEVLRGPQGTLFGGSNPAGSIIISSATPTSAKHNYFDFEMGDHELAKFTLGHTVRFSDKAATRFAIRKTNRDGFVMNLQTGEKIDDKDYLGARMVTEYDFDNGATLRFTAFHQSRDDKSGRLMKTACDGIVIFGCQHTLTGGFPDPGGMVNTTTSYFTSIDLLTGIYPGNGLISDPLINVFENSVVPVDAYKVSHPLTPHKEIDSNLFSINLEQNMLGHDFVLNYAYYEHEYDSYGLLNEAQMDRPYHMGAVINADLYQGKYGGQYTRDMVVDRSYSDNKNQELELRMLSDSDGPLNYVAGLYSRVYKTTTIYELESPGLEYFGNAGAGPVGQMFPALANKGGLTFWAAFTGVYNANIYSNLQTAATNFVLSDPASLAAIAAAVPGLVASGLTLAQAQAAATGQLVLANFSNPALRGAAVQGTMAQAAGTVQFLEASGLATFKPAFSEWQNKFASDQEAKNVEEAIFAEMDYDLSDKWQVRLGVRWMDTRKDSLARSGVLDINQFQSVHYVTEAEANASLPQNRANFETVTGRVIFDYQIDEDTLLYFGFNRGTKPGGYEPAVDTQSAVQRDDILVDAEEHDIFEIGTKGSYFGGALILNLNAYQNTINGNQLQRLAGLATTTYNGDTENTGFEVEAFAFLSENTRLDASISGNDHVYTNAEGVNPRNPFGATQLLPLGADGTLIQSFNNAAFAAAGIPGVGQNYLNLNHAALAQAFGNNAGAIYAITTYGMTDVGPVFSQFGSYCNTVFALTCPNAGINQDLSGNKVQYVPELAYKFGLEQDIMNNAAGTMTLRFEHMFVGERFVTEFNEMELPSYQFSNLSLRYVHSSDRFGFNLKVYNLLDEDLIIGGNVSSQLNGGVINYYQLRPTATNLQFFVRY